The Paenibacillus yonginensis genome segment TATAAAACAGTGCCGCTCGGACAAACCAAGGACATTTTTAAAGGGACGTTAAAGGCTTTTTTGGTGCGGCTGCTCCTGCCCTTATTTCTGGTGGAGGCGATCATTTTTACGGCAATATTCGGGGTGCGCATTCTGCCGGATTTGCTGGTGGTGCTGCTTGTTCTTTTCCTGTTTACTTATATATCGTTTAAGAGAATCGGAGGAGAACTGCCGTTCTCCCGTGAGTTTGAAACGGTTCCGGAGGAGGGAGCGGGGTTCAAAACCCTGGGGCTGTTGCTTATTTTGGGCGGGTTCGCCCTGCTTCATTATTTGTCCTTGAAGCTGAATTATGGTATTTATGGCTATCTGCTGATCTTGTTTGCCGTGAATTTAAGGGCTTGGAGAAAGGGGTTTGAAGACTGATCATCGGCGAACCCCTTATTTCCGATCAAGCGGTTCGCCCAATCATCCACAATCTCATCCCACATGGTCTTCATCTCCTTTCTAGCTGTGAATGAAGCCTGGACCGCGCCGGATTATCATCAGCCCCTTAACTCCACCGTCTGGGTTGCGATCTTTCGGGTGAATTCACGGTCATGCTCTACAAAAACCATGGTCGGTCTGTATTCGAGCAGCACCTCTTCGATCTGCATGCGGGAGATGACATCAATAAAGTTGAGCGGTTCATCCCAGATGTGCAGATGAGTCTGTTCGCAGAGGCTTCTAGCGATCAGCACTTTCTTTTTCTGTCCGCCGCTGAACCAGGCCATATCCTTCTCGAACTGCAGGCGGGAGAAGTCCAGCTTTCTCAAAATAGCTTTAAACAGACATTCGTCAATATCCTGCTCGCGGGCATAGTCGGACAAGCTGCCTCTTAAATTTGAGGTGTCCTGCGAAACATAGGAGATTTTTAGTCCGCTGCCCTTGCGAAAGGTTCCGGAGAAAGGAATGGCTTCGCCTAGAATCAGCTTGAGCAGACTTGATTTGCCTGAGCCGTTGGGTCCGGTAATCGCGATCCGGTCGCCTTGTTCGATCAGGAAGCTGATATTTTGGCAAACGGTCTGATCTCCATAGTTGATGGATACATGATCCAACTCAGCTAATCGTGATTTGGGATAAACAAGCTGCGACAGCTTCAAGCTTTCCGAGGTTTCGATGTTTTGCAGCAGCTTGGATTTCTCTTCGGCAGCTGCTTGCTGCCGCTGCTCAATCGCTTTGGAGCGTTTCATCATTTTGGCTGCTTTATGCCCAACATAACCTTTATCCACCTTGGAACCCGAGTTTCGTGTTCCATTTTTTGTTTTCTCCACCTCATGGGACCACTGCCCGGTTCTCCGGGAAGCTTCGGTCAGCCGTTTAATGTCTTTGTGCAGCTTCTCGTTCTCATTCAGCTCATATTGATCCTGGCGCTGTTTGTTCAGCCACCAGTCGGAGAAGTTGCCTTTCTGAATCTCGATATTCGTTTTGTTGATGGACAAAATATGGTCTACGCAGTGATCCAGAAACGCCCGGTCATGGGAGACCAGAATAAAGCCGCTCTTCCGGCTCAAATATTCGCTGACCAGCTGTCTGGCGTGGAGATCCAGGTGGTTGGTCGGTTCGTCAATCAGCAGAAAATGATTTTCCTTCAGAAACAAGGTCGCAAGCTGTATCTTGGTCTGCTCTCCGTTCGATAAGGTCTCATAGGGGCGGTATAACACATCTTCCGATAGTTGAAGCAGGGACAGCTCCCTCTGCAGCCGCCAATGCTCATAATCCGGGTAAATCTCGTTGACTACCTCGTAGGTCAAGTATTCGGGGTGTTCCACCGCAAATGGGAAATAATCAAAGCTCACGGGCGATGTAATCGTCCCGTTGTACTCCAGTTTACCTAGAAGCAGATTCAGGAACGTCGTTTTGCCGCGTCCGTTTCTGCCCGTGAACCCCAATTTCCAGTTGGTATCGAGCTGAAAGCTGACCCGCTCGAAAATGTTGTCATAGCTGCCTTCATAAGCAAAGGTGAGCTCGGATACGCTGATTAATGACATGGATGATCCCTCCTGGTTCTGTAAAAATAAATGAGCTGCAAGAAAAGGTACTTTTCCTGCAGCTCATTCGAATAGAACAGACCAGTCCAGCCCTGCGCAGGGGCTGGATCGGGCATATATTCAGAGTGAAAGGAATAAGTAACCTTCTTGCACAGACGGTCTAAAGAACACAACAAAAAACTGTTCTATTCTTTAAAACCAGGCAAGAAATCTTACATTATTCCGACACTCCCTTCGTTAAGTTTGTAGTCATCATAACATAACAAAATAAGGGTTTCAAACCATTGACAGAATTAGTAAGCTGGCATATAAATAAATTATAAATCGTAAGTAGTAAGTAATAAGTAGCCTGCTAATCCTCTAAACAAGGAGAGATTTGCCATGAACGATTTGACATTGGCCCAGCAATTTTCATTAGTCGGCTTAAATGGACAGGACAGCCTTCACGGGACTGTAGTAAAGAAAGCCGCCCTGCGCTGCGTAGCAGCAGCGGTGGTTCTGGAAGCGTGGCTGGAGGGGATTTTTGTCCAAGAGGGGGAACGGTTTGTCCTTGACCTGAGTAAGACTGAGGCATTTTGTGAAGAGCCCTATAGACAATTGGTGATGAAGACGCTGCTGCCTAAAGGGAAGAAAGCCGAGCTAAGCTGGTGGATCAGGAAAGCCTCCGGATTGTCGAAGCGAAAGTTAACCCGACTGGAGCATGCGATAACGGCACCTTTAAGAAAGCAGTGGCTGATCGAGGATATTCCCGGCCTCCTGGGCTGTGACCTGTATCTGCATTCCTCGGGAGTAGAGATCAAGGAATACCGTACCGATAACCAGACCTTTACGAGAATTACGGAATCCGTCCGTGCCGAAGTGCTGGAGGAGGGCAGCATCACTGATGAAACGATCTGTATGCTTTGGCTGCTTAGAGAAAGCGGCTGCATGCATGATTTGTTCTCGCAGAATGAAATGCAAACCATAGCGGAGAAGATGGGGAACCTGTACCGCAGCCATCCGCTGGCCAGACAGCTTTATAGGCTCCAGATCCGACGGGGATTCGAACTGGCTTATAAACAGTTCCTGAAATTCAAACGCAGAGCTGTGCAGACGGTAACGGGCAGCGGAATCAACTTCCTGTTCCCGGCATTGGAGCGGTCGCAGTCGGTTTTTATTGAGATGGAAGCCTGGTTCTCCAATCCGGAGCGGCGGTTGAAAGATATCAAGAACCGGCTGGAATCCCAGGGCCATGAATTTACCGTCCTCCGGGAAGGCCAGATACCGCTGATTAAAATTGATAATGTAGTCTATGAAGCGATTCCGCATGCCATTTATGGAAGGGTTCCGATTCATGGGGTGCGGCTGCTTCCGAGACGTCCATTCTAAGGCAGGCGGCTAACATGGCGAAGGTGGCGGCATAATGTCCAGACAACGGTCCATCGAAGTGATATTGGCCTCCGAATACGTATCCATTGGGGAATTGGTGCGGATTACGGGGACCCGTTACAGCACATTGAAATTTTACACAGAAGAAGGCATGCTGCCTTTTGAACAGGCGGAGGAAAATTTGACGCGCAGATTTCATAGAGAGGCTACGGTTAAGCGGATTCAAAGGATCAAACAAATGAAAGCCGAGGGTTTGTCGATCCCGCAAATGAAAGAGCTGCTGGCCAAAGAGAGGTAAAAAGACCAATAATTCCCGGCGGGCCAATAAACCTCTCTAGTTTTTTTACATAGTTTAACGTTAAGTAGTCATGGCCTGAACAATTTTTTGTTATACTAATGGAACCGGTTTTCAGCCGGCTTTCATAGATTATGCTTTACAGCAAATCTCAAATCAGAAGAGGGAAGAGGAGGAGTTTGGTTCATGAATTTTGGAAAGAAACCTTTAGGCAAAGCAGTTGCCGCGGCGGTCATAGCTCTCGGTTTGCTGCCAGGCTTCACTGTAGGAGCCGCTTCGGCGGATGGAGACGCAGGTTCAGCGAATGGCTTTGAATTCCGGATCCTGCATACCAACGATACGCACGCCCATCTCGATAATATCGCCCGCAGGGTGACCGCTATTAACGAGGCCAGAACCGACAATACGCTTCTGCTCGATGCGGGGGATGTATTCTCCGGGACCTTGTATTTCAACCAATATAACGGCCTGGCCGACCTGTATTTCATGAACAAGCTTGGGTACGACGCCATGACATTTGGCAACCACGAATTCGACAAAGGTCCTGCCACCCTGGCCGAATTTGTGGAGCAGGCGAAATTCCCGTTCGTCAGCGCCAACGTGGACTTCTCCACTGAACCGGCTTTAAACGGCAGCTTTCATCAAACCCTGGGGCAACCAGGTGAAGACGGACAAATTTATCCGGCTATTATTAAAGAGATTAATGGTCAACAAATCGGCATTATCGGTCTAACAACTCCTGAATCTGCCGTGCTTGCTTCTCCTGGACCTAACATCAAATTCCAGGATGAAGTGGAAAGCGCCCAAAAGCAGGTAGATGCGCTGGAGCAAGCGGGAATTAACAAAATCATCGCTTTGACCCACTTGGGGTATACGGTTGACCAGCAGCTGGCTGAAGCCGTCAAAGGCATTGACATCATCGTGGGCGGCCACTCTCATACCCAGTTAAACGATGCGGAAGTGCATCATGCGGACACCGAACCGACGCTGATTGTGCAAACCGGCGAATATGACAACAATTTGGGCCAGCTTGATGTGACGTTTGATGAGAACGGCGTCCTGACGGCTTGGAAAGATAAACTGATTGCACTGGATGCGAAAGATGCAGCAGGGAATTATGTGATTAAGAGTGATGCCGAATCCGAAACAAAACTTGCGGAATTTGCCAAACCGCTGGATGAACTGAAGAAGACTATCATTGGAAAGGCGGAAACCGATCTTAACGGCGAACGCGGCAGCGTACGCAAAGAAGAAACCAATCTGGGCGACTTGATGGCTGATGGCATGCGTGCTAAAGTCATGAGTATCGTCCATGAACCGGATGTTAAAGGATATGTCACGATTCAAAACGGCGGTGGAATCCGCGCCTCCATCGGAGCGGGCGATATTACGCTGGGCGATCTGCTGACCATGATGCCGTTCGGCAATAACCTCAGTGCCGTGAAGATGACCGGCAAAGAAATTACGGCAGCTTTAGAGAATGGGGTAAGCGGCGTTGAAAACGGTGAGGGACGTTTCCCACAGGTTTCCGGAATGCGTTTCTTCTATGATTCGACCAAGCAGCCAGAAGTGCTGGACGATGTTACGGGCGAGCTCAAACAAGCCGGCAGCCGCATGGTGAAGGTTCAAATTCAAAACAGCGACGGCACTTATACGGATATTGATCCCGACGCTTATTATATTGTAGCGACCAACTCTTATATGGCGGATGGCGGGGACTTCTACCGCTCCATGAAGGCGGCAAAAAACGACGGACGTTATTACGAACTGAATCTGGTGGATTATGAAGTGTTCCGCGAGTATTTGGAGACGATAGGAACGGTAAAACAATCCACGGAAGGCCGTATTACGGATTTGAAAGGCGCAGCCCTTCCGGCAGAAGCAGGCGGCGTGACCGGTTCGGAGGGCAGCGGCGCTAACGCTCCTGTCTTCACCGACCTGGCTGACGACAGCGCCAAAGCAGCTATTGAGGCTGCAGCTGCAGCCGGATTGGTGCAAGGATATGGCGACGGAACCTTCCGTCCGGACCAGCAGGTGACCCGGGCCGAATTGGCGGTTATGGTCAGCCGGGCGTTCCAGGTGAAGGCTTCGGAGGTCAAACCGGCCTATTCCGATGCAGCCAGCATTCCGGCATGGGCTGAGCCAGCGGTTGCTGCCTTGAAAGCAGCCGGTCTGCTGGACGCATTCAAGGGCAATACGTTTGCAGCTAACCAGAAAGTAACGGCAGCAGAAGCAGCGAACATTATTGCTGCAGCTTCCGGCGCGGATGCTTCCGCTGCACCAGCTAAAGCTGCAGTAACACGCAGAGATGTAGTGCTTATGCTGGCAAATGCCGTAAAATAAATGCTGAGAACCCTATTAAAGGATTAAGTGATCAGAATACCCCCTGGCTATCCGAGGACGTAAATCCTTATGGGGAGCCAGGGGGTATTTCGGTTGTTTATTTATTTCTTCGTTTATTCTTCGTTTAATGCCGCAGCGGCCAAGGTTTGGATGATCGTATTCTCCATAGGCGGGTTATGCAGACCTGCCCGCACATCCCGGTAATATCGCTCCAAAGGCAGATTCCGGGACAAGCTGGTGCCGCCAACAATCCGCATAGCCAGGTCGACGACCTTGATGGCATGGTTGGTCACGATATATTTGGCCAAACCCAAATCCGGTTTCAGTTCAGTCCGGCTCGCGGGCTCTTTATCCCAGCGGTCCGCGGTAGCGTACAGCAGGGAACGGGCGGTCCGCAGCTCGCTCTCCATCTGACCGATTTGATGCTGTACGGACGGGAGAGAGCGGATAGGTTCGTTTAAGTTGTTTGGCTGATACGTTCTGGCGAAATTCAGCGCATAGTCCCTGGCCGCTAAAGCAATCCCCATATAACAAGCAGGGATATGCAGGAGCCAGCCGCCGCCATCGTCTGCACCTTTGCTGGTGATCCGATTTGCTGCCGGTGCGAATGCGCCATTCAATACTACGTCATGACTGCCTGTGCCGCGCATGCCCAGCGTATCCCAGGTCTCCACAATTTCAACTTTGTCCGTACGTTCTACGAGAAACTCGGACATGGCGTCTTCATCGGGGATATAAGCAGTCACAACAAAACGGTCGAGAATCGGCGACAAGGTGCTGAAGGTTTTGCGTCCGGTAATGAGCCAGCCGCCTTCAGCCGGAACGGCCGTTGTCTCCGGTTTGCCCCCCCGGCTGGGACTGCCGGTAGCTGCTTCGCTCGCAAAGGAGTTAATCATCGTGCCATGCTCCACGGAGGAGCGGCAGAAGGCTGCAAACAGCTCTTCCGGCCACTTT includes the following:
- a CDS encoding 5'-nucleotidase C-terminal domain-containing protein; amino-acid sequence: MNFGKKPLGKAVAAAVIALGLLPGFTVGAASADGDAGSANGFEFRILHTNDTHAHLDNIARRVTAINEARTDNTLLLDAGDVFSGTLYFNQYNGLADLYFMNKLGYDAMTFGNHEFDKGPATLAEFVEQAKFPFVSANVDFSTEPALNGSFHQTLGQPGEDGQIYPAIIKEINGQQIGIIGLTTPESAVLASPGPNIKFQDEVESAQKQVDALEQAGINKIIALTHLGYTVDQQLAEAVKGIDIIVGGHSHTQLNDAEVHHADTEPTLIVQTGEYDNNLGQLDVTFDENGVLTAWKDKLIALDAKDAAGNYVIKSDAESETKLAEFAKPLDELKKTIIGKAETDLNGERGSVRKEETNLGDLMADGMRAKVMSIVHEPDVKGYVTIQNGGGIRASIGAGDITLGDLLTMMPFGNNLSAVKMTGKEITAALENGVSGVENGEGRFPQVSGMRFFYDSTKQPEVLDDVTGELKQAGSRMVKVQIQNSDGTYTDIDPDAYYIVATNSYMADGGDFYRSMKAAKNDGRYYELNLVDYEVFREYLETIGTVKQSTEGRITDLKGAALPAEAGGVTGSEGSGANAPVFTDLADDSAKAAIEAAAAAGLVQGYGDGTFRPDQQVTRAELAVMVSRAFQVKASEVKPAYSDAASIPAWAEPAVAALKAAGLLDAFKGNTFAANQKVTAAEAANIIAAASGADASAAPAKAAVTRRDVVLMLANAVK
- a CDS encoding helix-turn-helix domain-containing protein; this encodes MSRQRSIEVILASEYVSIGELVRITGTRYSTLKFYTEEGMLPFEQAEENLTRRFHREATVKRIQRIKQMKAEGLSIPQMKELLAKER
- the abc-f gene encoding ribosomal protection-like ABC-F family protein, with product MSLISVSELTFAYEGSYDNIFERVSFQLDTNWKLGFTGRNGRGKTTFLNLLLGKLEYNGTITSPVSFDYFPFAVEHPEYLTYEVVNEIYPDYEHWRLQRELSLLQLSEDVLYRPYETLSNGEQTKIQLATLFLKENHFLLIDEPTNHLDLHARQLVSEYLSRKSGFILVSHDRAFLDHCVDHILSINKTNIEIQKGNFSDWWLNKQRQDQYELNENEKLHKDIKRLTEASRRTGQWSHEVEKTKNGTRNSGSKVDKGYVGHKAAKMMKRSKAIEQRQQAAAEEKSKLLQNIETSESLKLSQLVYPKSRLAELDHVSINYGDQTVCQNISFLIEQGDRIAITGPNGSGKSSLLKLILGEAIPFSGTFRKGSGLKISYVSQDTSNLRGSLSDYAREQDIDECLFKAILRKLDFSRLQFEKDMAWFSGGQKKKVLIARSLCEQTHLHIWDEPLNFIDVISRMQIEEVLLEYRPTMVFVEHDREFTRKIATQTVELRG
- a CDS encoding acyl-CoA dehydrogenase family protein, which translates into the protein MNKDHRFINQYIRSEQELAQVDMVSELAALFAGRAAKQDREGSFPFENFADLKEAGYLKLTIPKAYGGDEISLYEMVMLQERLAYGDGSTALAVGWHLGQVLHLRTSRKWPEELFAAFCRSSVEHGTMINSFASEAATGSPSRGGKPETTAVPAEGGWLITGRKTFSTLSPILDRFVVTAYIPDEDAMSEFLVERTDKVEIVETWDTLGMRGTGSHDVVLNGAFAPAANRITSKGADDGGGWLLHIPACYMGIALAARDYALNFARTYQPNNLNEPIRSLPSVQHQIGQMESELRTARSLLYATADRWDKEPASRTELKPDLGLAKYIVTNHAIKVVDLAMRIVGGTSLSRNLPLERYYRDVRAGLHNPPMENTIIQTLAAAALNEE